In Thunnus thynnus chromosome 11, fThuThy2.1, whole genome shotgun sequence, the following proteins share a genomic window:
- the ormdl1 gene encoding ORM1-like protein 1, which translates to MNVGVAHSEVNPNTRVMNSRGIWLTYALGVGILHIVLLSIPFFSVPVVWTLTNVIHNFGMYVFMHAVKGTPFETPDQGKARLLTHWEQLDYGVQFTSSRKFFTISPIILYFLASFYTKYDTAHFFINTASLLSVLIPKLPQLHGVRIFGINKY; encoded by the exons ATGAATGTGGGTGTGGCACACAGTGAGGTGAACCCAAATACTCGGGTCATGAACAGTCGAGGGATCTGGCTGACCTATGCGCTCGGTGTCGGGATACTTCACATCGTGCTCCTGAGCATACCCTTCTTCAGCGTGCCGGTGGTGTGGACTCTCACGAATGTCATACACAACTTT GGAATGTATGTCTTTATGCACGCGGTGAAAGGAACGCCTTTCGAGACCCCCGACCAAGGAAAAGCCAGACTCCTCACACACTGGGAACAGCTGGACTACGGCGTCCAGTTCACTTCATCGAGAAAGTTCTTCACCATCTCACCGATCATTCT ATACTTCCTGGCGAGTTTCTATACAAAATACGACACGGCGCACTTCTTCATAAACACCGCCTCGCTCCTGAGCGTGCTGATCCCCAAGCTACCGCAGCTACACGGAGTGAGGATTTTCGGTATCAACAAGTATTAA